One part of the Mycobacteriales bacterium genome encodes these proteins:
- a CDS encoding LCP family protein — MTTPPASGEAQPSGGWTPQDQPTHRRPQWARILRWTAAVVGGLALLVVAAGVADYFYLNSKITTQPVVLPPGASNPAKIATKAENFVLIGSDTRAGANGKGTGGSNVQGARSDTTMILHISANDGGATIISIPRDSYVQIPSCVVKPDGTTSAPEMTKFNAAFSIGGEYYPKYAASCTVHTIETLTGLHIDHYAVVDFVGFEHMVEALGGVRMCVAVPLKDPVFYSSVSQGNVGTGLDLPAGKDVEIDGQQALDLMRARESLDGGGDLPRIKRQQEFVAAMIRKATSTSLLVNPIKLQSFLSAAAGSLTTDGFGLGTMKQLASALHSVGAGGVHLLTVPNLTDQPGLPYGDVEWDPTQAPELWNDLRHDLPLPGTTPSPSPTPTPTATPTGPALIVPPNEINVAVENGTATAGLAGKVAGELTAEGFHVVSVGDADKETYTSSVVEYGPDKVQSSQTVAAAVPGSRRVADAAAGDTITLIVGSDFSSVEPVTVTGASSTPTPTPTPTFTSISAAKPGCLS; from the coding sequence GTGACCACGCCTCCGGCGTCCGGGGAGGCGCAGCCGTCGGGAGGCTGGACGCCTCAGGACCAGCCGACACACCGCCGCCCGCAGTGGGCCCGGATCCTGCGCTGGACCGCGGCCGTGGTCGGCGGGCTCGCGCTGCTGGTCGTGGCAGCGGGCGTCGCGGACTACTTCTACCTCAACTCCAAGATCACCACGCAGCCGGTCGTGCTGCCGCCGGGTGCGAGCAACCCGGCCAAGATCGCGACCAAGGCGGAGAACTTCGTGCTGATCGGCTCCGACACCCGCGCCGGCGCGAACGGCAAGGGGACGGGCGGATCGAACGTGCAAGGCGCGCGCTCCGACACCACGATGATCCTGCACATCTCGGCCAACGACGGCGGCGCGACGATCATCAGCATCCCGCGCGACTCCTACGTCCAGATCCCGTCGTGCGTGGTGAAGCCGGACGGCACGACATCGGCGCCCGAGATGACGAAGTTCAACGCCGCGTTCTCGATCGGCGGCGAGTACTACCCGAAGTACGCCGCGAGCTGCACGGTCCACACGATCGAGACGCTGACCGGCTTGCACATCGACCACTACGCGGTCGTCGACTTCGTCGGCTTCGAGCACATGGTCGAAGCCCTCGGCGGGGTCCGCATGTGCGTCGCGGTCCCGCTCAAGGATCCCGTCTTCTACTCCTCGGTCTCACAGGGCAACGTCGGCACCGGCCTGGACCTGCCGGCCGGCAAGGACGTCGAGATCGACGGGCAACAGGCGCTGGACCTGATGCGCGCCCGCGAGAGTCTCGACGGCGGCGGCGACCTGCCCCGCATCAAGCGTCAGCAGGAGTTCGTCGCGGCGATGATCCGCAAGGCGACGAGCACCAGCCTGCTCGTCAACCCCATCAAGCTGCAGAGCTTCCTCAGTGCGGCCGCCGGCTCGCTCACCACCGACGGGTTCGGGCTCGGCACGATGAAGCAGCTGGCGAGCGCGCTGCACTCGGTCGGCGCGGGTGGCGTCCACCTGTTGACCGTGCCCAACCTCACCGACCAGCCCGGTCTGCCGTACGGCGACGTCGAGTGGGACCCGACGCAGGCGCCGGAACTGTGGAACGACCTGCGCCACGACCTTCCGCTGCCCGGCACCACCCCGAGCCCGTCTCCCACGCCGACCCCCACTGCGACCCCGACCGGGCCGGCGCTGATCGTGCCGCCGAACGAGATCAACGTCGCGGTCGAGAACGGCACCGCGACCGCCGGCCTCGCCGGCAAGGTCGCCGGTGAGCTCACCGCTGAGGGCTTCCACGTGGTGAGCGTCGGCGACGCCGACAAGGAGACCTACACGAGCTCGGTCGTGGAGTACGGGCCGGACAAGGTCCAGTCCTCGCAGACCGTGGCCGCCGCGGTCCCTGGCTCGCGACGCGTCGCCGACGCGGCGGCCGGGGACACGATCACGCTGATCGTCGGCAGCGACTTCAGCAGCGTCGAGCCGGTGACCGTCACGGGCGCCTCATCGACCCCGACGCCCACCCCCACCCCGACCTTCACCTCGATCTCGGCGGCGAAGCCCGGGTGTCTGAGCTAG